In Synechococcus sp. CC9616, the following are encoded in one genomic region:
- a CDS encoding DegT/DnrJ/EryC1/StrS aminotransferase family protein, whose protein sequence is MQVPPFSLSQQINDLGSDLEQAVLEVLRSGQYIGGAQIQLFEQAFADNVGTRHAVGCNSGTDALILALRALGVGPGDQVITCAFSFFATAEAISSVGAEPVFVDANPDTYLINLDQIEAAITPATKALIPVHLFGRPVDMTRVMAMASAHGLRVIEDCAQATGATWQDQAVGSFGDVGCFSFFPTKNLGAAGDAGAVTTNNDDVAQTMRELAVHGMPQRYLHTALGYNSRLDAIQAAVLNVKLPLLSDWIDKRRALAERYLELLADLPGITLPSDEDGHSWNQFVVRVNCCAPSDSLGQPESSPSAISSRHGLPESTSRDWLKQSLQDNGVSTIIYYPIPIHRQPAYDHLNLQSGSMPTTERLCTQVLSLPIFPELSELAQQQVVSVLQQLLNGSVPAAPAPMVA, encoded by the coding sequence ATGCAAGTGCCTCCTTTCAGCCTCAGCCAGCAGATCAACGATCTGGGCTCAGACCTCGAGCAGGCAGTGCTGGAAGTGCTGCGCAGCGGTCAATACATCGGTGGAGCCCAGATCCAACTTTTTGAACAGGCCTTTGCCGACAACGTTGGTACCCGTCATGCCGTGGGCTGTAACAGCGGCACCGATGCCCTGATCCTTGCTCTGCGTGCACTCGGTGTTGGTCCAGGGGATCAGGTGATCACTTGTGCCTTCAGTTTCTTTGCGACAGCTGAAGCGATCAGTTCCGTTGGAGCTGAACCGGTTTTCGTCGATGCGAATCCCGACACGTATTTGATCAATCTCGATCAAATCGAGGCGGCGATCACCCCAGCCACCAAGGCTTTAATTCCTGTCCATCTGTTTGGTCGACCAGTCGATATGACCCGGGTCATGGCCATGGCCTCCGCCCATGGCCTCCGGGTGATCGAAGACTGTGCCCAGGCAACAGGAGCCACATGGCAGGACCAGGCCGTGGGCAGTTTTGGTGATGTGGGATGTTTCAGCTTTTTTCCCACCAAAAATCTCGGTGCTGCCGGGGATGCAGGGGCAGTCACCACCAACAACGACGACGTGGCACAGACCATGCGCGAATTAGCCGTGCATGGCATGCCTCAGAGATATCTGCATACGGCACTCGGTTACAACAGTCGCCTCGACGCCATCCAGGCTGCAGTTCTCAATGTCAAATTGCCGCTGCTCAGCGATTGGATCGACAAACGCAGGGCACTTGCCGAGCGTTATCTCGAACTCCTTGCTGATCTGCCTGGCATCACCCTGCCCTCAGATGAAGACGGCCACAGCTGGAACCAGTTCGTGGTACGAGTCAACTGCTGCGCGCCGAGCGACTCTCTTGGCCAACCGGAATCGAGCCCTTCAGCGATCAGCAGCCGTCATGGACTGCCTGAGAGCACAAGCCGCGACTGGCTGAAACAAAGTCTGCAAGACAATGGCGTCAGCACGATCATCTACTACCCGATCCCAATTCACCGGCAACCCGCCTACGACCATCTGAACCTTCAGTCGGGATCCATGCCAACGACAGAGCGGCTGTGCACCCAGGTACTGAGCTTGCCGATCTTCCCTGAACTAAGTGAGCTCGCCCAGCAGCAGGTGGTCTCCGTGCTTCAGCAGTTGTTAAACGGCAGCGTCCCGGCAGCCCCGGCTCCAATGGTTGCTTAA